Proteins from one Salaquimonas pukyongi genomic window:
- a CDS encoding iron-sulfur cluster assembly accessory protein, which translates to MAFEVITVNEAAQNRLGEILAKHPDAEGIRIGVKNAGCAGMEYTVDLVNEPDPADDKVATPAGNVYVDPKATLFLLGTELGYEVTKLKTGFTFNNPNQTSACGCGESVELKPAEMTPEMLREREMQAGG; encoded by the coding sequence ATGGCTTTTGAGGTCATTACCGTCAATGAGGCGGCACAGAACCGCCTCGGCGAAATCCTCGCCAAACATCCCGATGCCGAAGGCATCCGGATCGGCGTCAAGAATGCCGGGTGCGCCGGCATGGAATACACCGTCGATCTGGTGAACGAGCCCGATCCCGCCGACGACAAGGTGGCAACGCCCGCCGGCAATGTCTATGTCGACCCCAAGGCAACGCTGTTTCTGCTCGGCACGGAACTGGGCTATGAGGTGACCAAGCTGAAGACCGGCTTTACCTTCAACAATCCCAACCAGACGTCGGCCTGCGGTTGCGGCGAATCGGTGGAGCTCAAACCCGCCGAGATGACGCCGGAAATGCTGCGCGAGCGGGAGATGCAGGCGGGCGGTTAG